From the genome of Natrinema marinum:
TCGCGCCGGCCCACTGGGCCGACCTCGAGTTCGAGACCTGGAACCGCGTCCTCGAGACCAACTTCAATGGCACCTACCTCTGCTCGAAGCGCGCCCTGCCGGGAATGCGCGAGAACGGGTACGGACGGATCGTTAACATCGGGTACGCCTCGAGCGAGCGGGGACTCGTTAGTCCGAAGAACTTCCCCTACTTCGTCGCGAAAGCGGGCGTATTGCTGTTCACGCGCATGCTCGCGGCGGACACGCAAGACAACGGGATCACGGTCAACGCGATCTCGCCGTACGTCGTGGAGAACTCCGACGAGTTCCCCGACGACCTGCCCCGCGGTCGGCCCGCGAGTTTCGAGGACCTGGCACAGCCGCTGTACTTCTTCCTCGACCCGGACACCGAGTACGTCAGCGGAGAGAACATCGAGGTCGACGGTGGGTGGCTCCCCGA
Proteins encoded in this window:
- a CDS encoding SDR family NAD(P)-dependent oxidoreductase encodes the protein MDGPDLAGQTVLVTGSAKGVGRELLLSTADCGARTAVHYHTSADAAREVAESARDRGASDAMTVQGDVTDPDSVDGLFAAVESELGPVDVLVNNVGDFAPAHWADLEFETWNRVLETNFNGTYLCSKRALPGMRENGYGRIVNIGYASSERGLVSPKNFPYFVAKAGVLLFTRMLAADTQDNGITVNAISPYVVENSDEFPDDLPRGRPASFEDLAQPLYFFLDPDTEYVSGENIEVDGGWLPETV